The nucleotide sequence CGCAACGGCAAACTGCTGGCTTACAATGAACTTTCTTATTCCGTTACCATAGAGGACAACGGTATTTACAGCAGCAATGATGAAAAGAACAGAAAGATGAACGAGGAACTGCATACTGTTATCCATATGATAGAAGATAAGGGAGATACCATTACCAATACGTTCAGCATTGTGAAAAAAGACCGGGGAGCATATGAATTCAACCTGTCCGGAAAGGCATTGAAGCGTTTTCTTGCGGATGTCTACGGACATACCAAAACAGACGATTTAAAATACAATAAAAGGTTAGGCTATAATGAAGGTTCTGCAACGCCGGAACAGGTCATGGAATACCTGCAGAAAGGGTTCGGCATTTATGTGGAAGGCAGGGAATACGAGGATAAAGTGCCGGAAGATACGGTGTATTATGAGGAAGAAGATGCATACAAGATTACTCTGCTGCGCTATGCCATTTCCCAGAACAGCTACCAGCGGTATGTCCAGACCACCATTGCGCAGAATGTCAGTGATGAGACCGTGGCCGTTATCAAAGAGAATTCTGAGATTCTTCAGGGGATTGACGTGATGGAAGACAGTATCCGCAAATATGAGGACAGCGTTTATTTTTCCCATATTATCGGTTATACAGGCAAAATATCCCAGGCGGAGTATGATGAACTTTCCAAAAAAGACGATTCCTATACCCTGAATGACGTGATTGGGAAATCCGGCATTGAACAGGTCATGGACCAGGAACTGCAGGGAACGAAAGGAACGGAGAAGTTCTATGCGGACAGTGTGGGGCGGATTACGGAAATCATTGAGAAAATAGACGCTTCCTCCGGAAATGATATTTACCTGTCCATAGACTGGGAATTGCAGAAAGCAGTTTACGGTATGCTGGAGCAGGAACTGGCCGGCATTATTTATGCCAATATTGAAAATATCAAGGAATATGATACCAGCACCGGTACAGCTTCCGATATTAAAATTCCTGTGGACGATGTGTATTTTGCATTGATTAACAACAATATTATCAATATAGACCGCTTAAGCAGGAAAGACGCAAAAGAAACAGAACAGCAGGTGTACAGTGCATTTCTGAGCAAACAGAACGCTGTCCTGGAGGGACTGCGCCAGCAGTTTGCTTCCGCTTCCCCCACGCCGTTTGAAGAACTGGACCGGGAACAGCAGAATTACATGAGTTATATCCTCTCCATGCTGGAGGAGAAAGACATTTTTCTGTCAGAGGAAGTGGATACGGAAGATGAGGTCTACAAGGACTGGAAGAACGATACGGTCAGCCTGTGTGAATATCTGCGGCGCGCCATTTCCATGAACTGGATTGATATTACAAAATTTGACACGGAATCCAGATATTCGGATTCTACGGAAATCTACAACGCCCTTGTAAATTATATTACGGAATCTCTGAAAGAAGACCGGGAATTCAGCAAAAAGATTTATAAATTTATGATAAATCAGGATTTGATTTCGGGCACGCAGATTTGTCTGTTATTATTTGAACAGGGCGTACTGCAGGAAAACGAAGGGGATTTGAGCGCTCTGCAAAACGGCAGCCTCAGCGCCTACAACTTTATACGGGATAAGATTAAGAATCTGCAGCTTACCCCGGCGCAGCTTGCTCTGGACCCCTGTACGGCAAGCTGTGTTCTGATAAATCCGAAGACAGGAGAACTTCTGGCCTGCGTTACTTATCCGGGCTATGATACCAACCGCCTTGCCAATACGGTGGATTCGGAATATTTTTCCAGCCTTCAGAGTGATTTGTCCATTCCTCAGTACAATAACGCCACCCAGCAGCAGACGGCTCCGGGTTCCACCTTCAAGCCGATTACTGCGGCGGCAGCTCTGACGGAAGGGGCAGTCAGCACAGGGGAACAGATTGTCACAAAAGGAGAATATACGGAAATCAATCCGTCGCCGAAATGCTGGATTTATCCGGGAAATACCCATGGTTCCATCAATATTTCCGAAGCAATCCGGGATTCCTGCAACTACTTTTTCTATGAGCTGGGTTATCGAATGAGCTCTGCGGGAGGAACCTATAATGAAAACCGGGGTATTTCCACGATAGAAAAATATGCGGCATTGTTCGGCCTGGATGAAAATACCGGCATTGAGATACCGGAGAATAAACCCCATATTGCGGACGAATACCCCATTACCGCATCCATCGGCCAGAGTAATCATAACTTTACCACCACTCAGATTGCCAGATATCTGGCCGCAGTGGCCAGCAGCGGAAATATTTATAAGCTGACTCTTCTGGATAAGGAGACCACTTCTGACGGAACACTGGTGAGAGAATTTAAACCGGAAATTATAAGGAATATTACGGAAGTATCCGCATCTTCCTGGAATGCGATTCAGAACGGTATGCGGATGGTAGCGGAGAATAACGACGTTTTCAAAGATTTTCCCATTGCAGTGGCCGGAAAAACGGGTACTGCACAGCAGATTCCAACGAGGCCCAATCACGCGCTGTTTATTGGATATGCGCCCTTTGGAAATCCTGAAATCGCCATTACCACAAGGATAGCCTATGGATATTCTTC is from Lachnospiraceae bacterium JLR.KK002 and encodes:
- a CDS encoding penicillin-binding transpeptidase domain-containing protein, whose amino-acid sequence is MFEFLKKFSKKLISSRLFVLSVVMIGLFAVLFQRIFVLQIINGEEYLDNYTLRIQKERITSGTRGSIYDRNGKLLAYNELSYSVTIEDNGIYSSNDEKNRKMNEELHTVIHMIEDKGDTITNTFSIVKKDRGAYEFNLSGKALKRFLADVYGHTKTDDLKYNKRLGYNEGSATPEQVMEYLQKGFGIYVEGREYEDKVPEDTVYYEEEDAYKITLLRYAISQNSYQRYVQTTIAQNVSDETVAVIKENSEILQGIDVMEDSIRKYEDSVYFSHIIGYTGKISQAEYDELSKKDDSYTLNDVIGKSGIEQVMDQELQGTKGTEKFYADSVGRITEIIEKIDASSGNDIYLSIDWELQKAVYGMLEQELAGIIYANIENIKEYDTSTGTASDIKIPVDDVYFALINNNIINIDRLSRKDAKETEQQVYSAFLSKQNAVLEGLRQQFASASPTPFEELDREQQNYMSYILSMLEEKDIFLSEEVDTEDEVYKDWKNDTVSLCEYLRRAISMNWIDITKFDTESRYSDSTEIYNALVNYITESLKEDREFSKKIYKFMINQDLISGTQICLLLFEQGVLQENEGDLSALQNGSLSAYNFIRDKIKNLQLTPAQLALDPCTASCVLINPKTGELLACVTYPGYDTNRLANTVDSEYFSSLQSDLSIPQYNNATQQQTAPGSTFKPITAAAALTEGAVSTGEQIVTKGEYTEINPSPKCWIYPGNTHGSINISEAIRDSCNYFFYELGYRMSSAGGTYNENRGISTIEKYAALFGLDENTGIEIPENKPHIADEYPITASIGQSNHNFTTTQIARYLAAVASSGNIYKLTLLDKETTSDGTLVREFKPEIIRNITEVSASSWNAIQNGMRMVAENNDVFKDFPIAVAGKTGTAQQIPTRPNHALFIGYAPFGNPEIAITTRIAYGYSSANAVEVSSNILKYYFKLADKDTLLNGQAEDIESTANGFAD